tttattcattttttttttctccttttcctctctctatTCTTTCACCCTCTTATATGTCAACACATTTCACTGTTTTCACTCCTTTCACCGTATCCATCCAGTCTGTCGCTTCTGTAAGTACCCACCGCTCTCCCGCTCCCTGTTTGACGCAGTACCTTTTCTGCTTCTAACCGCTCTCCGTGcctctctcttccttcctcccccctctccccccctctctcctgacACTTTTAAGTCTTTCCGTATCGCAAAGGCGCTCCTCCCCCACTCCCGCCTCGCATGTCCAAGTCTTCGCTGTCGGTGCGAGCCCAGAGCAGCACCGAGTCCAACCAGGACGCCTACTACCAGGGCGGCGGACAGCTGGCCTCCAGCTCGGGCCCCGGGCGCCCCAAGCAGCACAGCAACTCGGTGGACCTGGGCAGCTCCGACGGCCCCCTCTCGGGTCGCTCCTCCAGGGGGGGCTACTACGCCGCCACCGGCCCGGGGCGCTCCCGGCAGCAGCACAGTAACTCGGCGGAGAGCCTGGACGGGGCCAGGGGCTCGCGGGAGCTGGTGCCCTACGGGGGAGGGCCGGGCGTCAGGGCCAAGCACAGCAGCTCGGCCGACAGCCTGCTGGAGGGGCCACCGAGGCCGGCCAGGGAGAGGGACGGCAGGGTGGCGGGCAGCCTGGGGAAGTCGGTGTCTCTGCCCCAGAACAGCATCCTGCTCTGTAAAGCCGGGGGGCAGGACGGGAGAAAGTGGAGGCCGTCCATAGCTgtgcaggtgaaaaaaaagggacattttgcgAGTTCTTCCTGATGAAAACATCTTGATCGTGTGGGACCAGTTGTGCAGGACctctttcgtgtgtgtgtgtgtgtgtgatccaggTGGACAGCTCAGAGACTCTGTCAGACTCGGACGCAGAGGGAAAAGCTCTCACGGAGGTCCACTCCATCGGGGTCCAAGTGGAAGACGATAAAAGGTAATAGAGATCCGACCGGAAATCAAAGCATGGGGgtagaatgttttttttggaaactcTTTGCAACTTAAAGTGAGTTTATTGAGCTTGCCATTTAACTTTTCCATAATTATGCACCCAAATGGCAAACTACGATGTGCATTTGATTGTTTCCTAATTGCCAAGAAATATGTGGCTTCATTATGGGTTGTTGGTCTTTGCACAGTAATTTATGTGAATAATTCTAATAAATAATCTGAAAAAGCCTTCATTTTGCCGGGCGCCCAACAGTGCAGCCACCTATGGTTGATTTCTAGGCTAGATCctattatttcatttaacattTCATCAGACATCACAGCATGCGCACTTTGTTCCAAGAATGTCTTGTTTTTCCCACTGTTACCAGGGCTACTGCACATCgtacgaggaggggggggggggggggcgtggagcaGGAGAGCGGATATCGAAGTCACACCTTGAGCCTCATCAGACACCAAAGGgggaggcgaggggaggggTATTAACTTgtaataaagaaaacagtgaCTCAGTTGACGTGACATTTGCACACGCCGGTGCGTCATATGCCAGAGGATTTAGCAGGGGCTTATCACACAGCGGTGCCGACTCCAGCGACAGCACGGCTGTCTTGTTTCAGCGGGAACGCGCAATAATTAGAAGCCAAACTGACTTGAGTCTTGTTTATTGCATGCAACACTCCGCGTGACGGCGTTAGctcccgggccccccccccctgattgatGACTCCCCTCCGCGTTGCAGACGGGCTCGCTTCAAGCGCTCCAACAGCGTGACGGCGAGCGTGCAGGCCGACCTGGACCCCGAGGGCTTCCCGGGCCTCGGCGTCGCCGTGCCGACGCAGGACAAGAGTCTCCAGTTCGGCTGCTCCTTCCAGCGGCACTCGTCGGAGCCCGAGTCGGCCGGCCAGTACGCCGATTGCCACCGCACGGTCCACACGCAGGGACAATGGGCCTACAGAGAGGTAGGCCTGCGGTGACAGGCTCGGAAATCACTGTTGTACTCATGTATGTACTTGTAATAGAAGCAGCCGTACCTCATGGTCACATGGATCGCAAGCGGGTGAAGGAGGTATGTCAACGAATGGTCCGAGTACAACACGTCGCAACACTTTTTTTCCGTATGCAATCCCAGGACTTTATCCAGAGTGGCTACACCGCACAGGCCTGCCAAGCGGACCCACGGCCCCACCAGCACCCACACTTGCCCCCGCGTTCCCACTCCCCTCTGCCCATCACCTCCGAGAGGGCTTGGGCGGGGACTCCGTCCCTGGAGGGCCCCCGGAGTCTGCCCGACTCGGGGCGAGCCTCGCCCTGCATGCGGGACGGGGAGTTCTTCTTACGCCTGCTGCAGACCGaggtggagaggatggagggcTGGTGCCAGAACATGGAGCGAGAGGCGGAGGAGAACGAACTGCCAGAGGAGAGTGAGTTCAGgcgggtgcgggggggggggaacgaaaAGAATGAAGGGTTCTTTCGTTTCTAAAACTACTTGTGTGCCGTTTCCTCTCTAGTTCTCGAACTGATACGAAATGCAGTTGGCAGCGCCCAGATGCTCATGTCTCAGAAAGTCCAGCAGTTCTTCCGCCTCTGCCAACAAAGTGTGGTGAGTGTGTGCGATTGAATGTAACCGCATGACAACACGCATTACTTATGCCGCCTGGTTTTGCCGAGATGCACCGCCTGCAAAAACGCTCATTAGAAAATGGGTCTGGggtctttctctctgctttgtcaCCAATCACATGACATGTCCATTCTCGCCGCCCGACCAGGACCCTTCGGCCTACCCCCAGCCCACCTCTCAGGACCTGGCGGGCTTCTGGGATCTGCTCCAGCTCAACATAGAGGACGTCAGGATCAAGTTTCAGGACCTCCAGAGGCTCAAAGACTCAGGTTGGAGGCTCCCGCCTGAAAAGAAGGTGAGAAGCCATGGGGTCCGAACGGCCCCGGTTTCCCAACAGCACTGTGGCAGAGCTAAGATGGCAGTGTGCAGAAGAGTGGCGCAGATGGCCGTGCCCTCCAACCGAATGCGGGCTGTAGCCATACGGGACAGCGAGAGGAACTGAGATGCGGGCGAGACTCAAAGCCGAGTCCTAGTCTGACGCAAATCTAAATGCACATCAGCTCTTTTTCGCTCGTTAATCAGACCATTTTCTTCAAAGGTTGTGCTACTCACTGATCGACTACATTATTCTGGATAACAAACTAAcgattgtttctcttttcttcattttccttTGACATtatctttttacctttttcttccccccacTTCATTTGCTCCTGTCACCCGATGCCAACGCATGCTGAGatgctttttgcttttattcatttcttttggATTGTGGTTATTTGTGTCCCACGACGTCTCGGCCCGTGATTCCTCCTCCCTTTAATTTGACCCTTTACGTTACGTGGTTTGGCTCTATTGTTTGTCATTCTCTTTGTTTGCCTCTGTCTCCAtgggattccttttttttcgtaCAACCATACAAtaccatttccttttttcaccaCCCGGCGTACGAACAAATCCGCCGTCCGTTTCCATCTCGTATCTACGTCTCgcaatcccccccacccccccccccccacccccccggggtCTAGGAGGATAAGAAACTTCCTCCCCCCTTACCAAAGAAGTCCGCGGGCGGGGTGAGCGGCAGCCTGCGGGCCGATAGCGTCGGGGACGGGGTCGCCGGCGGAGGCGGATCGGGCGGCCTGGCGGTGCCTCGCATCGGCGGACACACCTTGCCCATCAGGGAGAAGTCCCTGGACCTCGGGGACCGCCAGAGGACGGAAGCGAGGAGGCGGCTGCTGCAGACCAAGCGCACTGCCTCCTTCAGGCAGAACTCGGCCACGGAGAGCGCGGACAGCATCGAGATCTACATCCCCGAAGCCCAGACGCGACTCTGAagagcctcctcctctcctcctcctcctcctccccccagcacTCAGCCTTGCCACGCTGACCTGCACACCGACCTCAGTCTTCTCTCCGATCCCGGttttggatcccccccccccccccaccctaccctACCCTTAGCATTTAGATCACCTTCGCTTACAACAAACCACAACATCTCTTGCTCATTGAAGCAAGCAATGACAGCCATTTTAGTGTCTTGAAATTTGGAAATTCTTCTGACACAGAGGCCTCAATGTGAAATCGTAGCTAGCAGACGTGATTTATCAACTTTTCAAAGGATACTCTGAATTTCCTCTTGGCTCACGAACACTTATCAGTTCCACTTTTATAACCTTAGTCAGTAGTCAGTGGAGGTTCACGCATTAGtagcatgcctgtgtgtgttcacctAGCACTTCTATATCACTGAAAATAAAGGGCTTAAGGCACAAAACCTCTGTGGGGACGGCGAAATAACAGAATCTCCCTACGGATCCCCCTTTTGCCATCTCCTGAATGCCATTTGCAGCAGAATCAACGGCGAAATATAGCCCCCACTGCGGATGAGTAAACATGGATTCGTTTCCAACCCGTGAGTTTGAATGCCCTCAAAGTCAGATGGTTGGCGATCCCCAAAGAACATTCTCCCAAGCATCAGTCAGTCAACTGCAGCTGGcacttttcacccccccccctcggtgccaTCTGTCCGCCCAGGCGCCCCTGTCAAAGTCTCTTCCCCAAAGTCTCATTCCTCGCATTCCCCTTCGCAAACGCCATCGATTACCCGCAGCGATGCCGTTTGAATGTGCAAGTGCTATTTGTACATAGTGTGCACAATCGTgttcgccgcccccccccaaaaaagagctTTTGCCGTGTAGCGCCGCAGCCTCTACCGCTTCAGGGAGCGTGGCGgacaaccgtttttttttttccccacaaagtcTCTCCGAAGTTGCAAGTGTTCAGGGGTTGGGTCTGCCAGGAACTTCTGGCTGGGGAGTACGTATTttggtggctttttttttttaggactttCACTGAGAAGGCCCCCCTTTTCACTGTGAgactccaccaccaccaagtGGTCAAATGAGGACCCAAAAACCAACCTCCTGTCCTGTCCTTTCCGCCAGGATTCAACACACGCCCTGATGAAGACCGTCAGTTCACTCCTTTC
This genomic interval from Pungitius pungitius chromosome 17, fPunPun2.1, whole genome shotgun sequence contains the following:
- the dlgap3 gene encoding disks large-associated protein 3, whose product is MSQHSSGGGGGGGGGGGGVGSFHWSPEDCDGPGRDYYQGHADGHYYTHGGPAEALALERHHSHSHSHAGGGTFPRSHPNQHPPHQSLDSCEECLSSVHGGKMHRVPPHAAEHFEKQAPFHPDGFHTLQYQRSASGGAEPRSESPSRIRHLVNSVQRLFAKSHSLEAPTKREYNGTRGGGGGGDSRCERGGGHRSGGEDGGGHYSGHQPRSTRRSKSRERSKSGDSRHESGRRHRSRTAGWWSSDDNLDSDSSFLVSGGRRGYPSGHESLDAAIQELTMKRPKERGGGGGGGGGPVPGECVACTTMALAGSEGGGSQGHLAHSLKRSTWSAMTVSQAKEVYPSTRGASYEKALVPLESKLKERSFHYLQVPSDDWGGGYGGGGDGGGEIPCRRMRSGSYIKAMGDDDSVDSDTSPKTSPKSSLVAQRDAFRRSISMDQRYSCKQCTDSYPNSRTTPKTQTRSRSYTRSLTSSQLGDTLNRQFEAVCETMFGEVESQAVEALDLPGVFRTRSHSYVRAIQAGCSQDDDCLSVFSMSGPQGSIKGGAVFPYRKGAPPPLPPRMSKSSLSVRAQSSTESNQDAYYQGGGQLASSSGPGRPKQHSNSVDLGSSDGPLSGRSSRGGYYAATGPGRSRQQHSNSAESLDGARGSRELVPYGGGPGVRAKHSSSADSLLEGPPRPARERDGRVAGSLGKSVSLPQNSILLCKAGGQDGRKWRPSIAVQVDSSETLSDSDAEGKALTEVHSIGVQVEDDKRRARFKRSNSVTASVQADLDPEGFPGLGVAVPTQDKSLQFGCSFQRHSSEPESAGQYADCHRTVHTQGQWAYREDFIQSGYTAQACQADPRPHQHPHLPPRSHSPLPITSERAWAGTPSLEGPRSLPDSGRASPCMRDGEFFLRLLQTEVERMEGWCQNMEREAEENELPEEILELIRNAVGSAQMLMSQKVQQFFRLCQQSVDPSAYPQPTSQDLAGFWDLLQLNIEDVRIKFQDLQRLKDSGWRLPPEKKEDKKLPPPLPKKSAGGVSGSLRADSVGDGVAGGGGSGGLAVPRIGGHTLPIREKSLDLGDRQRTEARRRLLQTKRTASFRQNSATESADSIEIYIPEAQTRL